The genomic region TAACCATTTATAATATGTTGAAACTACATGATAAAATGGTAGTGTGTCTAACATAAAATGATGGGGTATGGTTTTCTTATATGGTTCAAATTTCTCAACAATGCCATATTTATGGGTGCTACCAGAAGAAAGAAGTGCATATGAAAAGAAGCATTACAAGGCGATCATATCGATTGTTCCATCAAACCAGCACAAACAAAGACTTACAAACAGGGGCGAACTTAAATGTATCGCCAACAAATTGACAAGGAATATAGACTTTCCTTACACTGCAATGGTGTCCTCCCTATTATCCACTTTCCAACTTGttttttatatcaaatcaaaggGGACACCTAATGAGACAAAGCACCCAACTTTAAATAAACCTTCACTATGATGAGCTGACGACACAATGGGTAGGACCATAAACCCCATACTTCATTACACAATTCTTCACCTTCACCTTCACCTTCATCCTCGactctttttagattttatcaaGTTTCTCAGCCCTCACTACGGGGTTGGCTTTAGCAATAGCATCGCGGGCGGCTGTCCTATAATCGAAAGGACAGTTGTGTTTGTCGGAGTACCTATGCGCTGCACAGAAGATGTTTCCACACTTGCAGCTAAATCCTGTCAAACCAACACGCTTGTGGCATGCATTACACCTGTTGGGACCCTCTTTTGTTTTCATCCCACTGAAGGTCATATGGGATGGATCGATGGATGATTCAATTTTTGACCCAAAATTTCCACATTGCACAGCCAAAGCAGCAGCAACAGATGGTTCCTTACCATTCCCGCTAGTGCTGCCATTAACAATGCTATCGATGGATGATGCTACGAGTTGTGCCTGTTCCTGCTTCAGGATCATTGCCTTGTGACATTTGGAGCACATATTCATGGTAGCCGCACTTCCAAAGAAACCACAGTTATTAACACACAGGATGGGGCCTTCTGAAGCTTGGCGGCCCGTCTCATCAAGAGGGTCCATCTTCTCTAATCTCCTGCAACAAAACCACCTTACTAccaataacccaaaataaagGAGGAACTCAAGAAAATAAGAGCAGAAGGAAGAGAGGAAGAACCACAAAATGATTCAACTCCAAAAGATGGATATCAATAAACGGACATAAGCACATATTAAGCATGTAAAAGATCATTTTACTTGATAAGAACTCATACCAAGGACTAACTATCTCCATCATGATTCATCAATCAACAGTGCACCAGAGACCAGACATAACTATCATTACTAATTGTAGCGATCTCAGGTGATGCGAAATTGAAGATAATTAGTTTACTTACAACATAACCATTAAAGGAACAACACCGCATCAGCTGATAATAATACCAATCAAAGGGAAAATGTTGAATAACAGGTATGGGCAGAAAGTAGGATGTATGAACATCAATAAACCAAGAAGCTATGTTACTTGGGTTTGTGCCGGATAACATAGGAATGTTCAATTTTTCCTAAGATTTTCCATATATTTGGTGGGCCCTCGGAGGGTCACATCCCTAAACCCATGTCCAAAACTGTTTCCAACACCagttcattaaaaataaataaagtccgAGCAACACATCCAATAAGCAAACATATTAGAGAGAGAACATCATGGAGTTGCCAATACCAATGATAgatacatacacacatatatataatataaagcaTCCTTTGTTTAAATCAGTTTAGCATGATAACAAGCTGAAGTTAGGAATATAGGCTTTCAATTGACCATAAGTTCCAAAATACATTCCCAGAACCGACATGTTTGCAACCATATCCATTATATCTAATGTTAAGCCGTGCATATGCTGCACAATTAGTATATTGGGTGTAGATTGGCTCTGAGTCTCTCACAATCATAGAACAAAAACATTTTTGCCATTGTTAAAAGGCAATAACTGCCCGATAGCAATAGagaaaattagttcaattaCGCAGACTTAAGCTAAGGCACTTCCCCCTATATCATCATGAATATAATTAGTCTCAAAAGGAAGCAGATAATCCAGTGTCCTCTAGCTcgtaattaaaaatacataaattgaTCTCGATTTACACTAAAAATTCTTAGTAAGCAGCCAGCAACAGCAAACAAATTTCTAGTTCctcttaaaaattcaattttttttagcaaaaaccctaaacacccaATTGACCCAGATCAAGTACAACCAGATGAAAACAAAACCTaaattatctctttttttttcaagaattaagcTTTAAAAGGACGtaaaaaaaggggaagaaaacCCTTAATCAAGAAAATTCCTTGCCTGATATCTTAATTTGGCCGATCTTGTCTGACAAAATCGAACCCAGCGATTCCTGTCTCATGCAGAATACatacacataaaaaaaaaattacaattttaatacaaaataaaataaaacataatctCTTTCTTCACATctaatttcaaccaaacaaaatttatttttaaaataaaaaattaagaaaaaaggtaagaatttatatcatcatt from Gossypium raimondii isolate GPD5lz chromosome 1, ASM2569854v1, whole genome shotgun sequence harbors:
- the LOC105786229 gene encoding zinc finger A20 and AN1 domain-containing stress-associated protein 8, with amino-acid sequence MDPLDETGRQASEGPILCVNNCGFFGSAATMNMCSKCHKAMILKQEQAQLVASSIDSIVNGSTSGNGKEPSVAAALAVQCGNFGSKIESSIDPSHMTFSGMKTKEGPNRCNACHKRVGLTGFSCKCGNIFCAAHRYSDKHNCPFDYRTAARDAIAKANPVVRAEKLDKI